The following DNA comes from Fusarium fujikuroi IMI 58289 draft genome, chromosome FFUJ_chr03.
CTTGGGAAGATCCTATAAGTGGCCCATCAGCCGGCCCAATGGGTTCAGGCGATCTGGTTTGCGACAATACTGTGGACAAAGCAGGATCAGTAGGAAGGTATGTTTTGGATCGCATGGGAGATTGTTGTAATATTTCGGCCATGATCTGACCCTCTGGtccttcatcctcctcctccgttATCTGGTGGGCATGAGTGACAACACTAAGTGTGTCGACTGTTTCGACCTCAATCACCTGCTGTGTGCCGCCAGGAGTAGGAAGATGTTCGACAGAGCTGTCATGTGAGAATTTGATGCTGTCTGCTGGCGGGGTCTGGACTTCTGGGTTCTGCGTTGGTGGAGGGGAAATTTGGCCACCATTTTCAGGCTGTGTCTCATCGCTtgccttctcaacaccatccctGTCGACTTGGTACAAGGCATTTGCCATGTCAGAACCTGGGTTAGTTGCCATCTCTGACAAGTGGTCCGATATGTTTTCATGTGTTTCAGAATGTTTAAGATCTTGGGATGTCTGAGAGTCGACATTTTTCTGAATCTCGAAAGCCACAGATTGACTCTCGCCGGACAACGGCACCGTTTTGCAAAAATTCGACGATCCTACATCATCGTATAGGGTCTCTTGTGGCTGTTGAGATGGTTCGTGAGGAGCTCCCGTTGTCGCGATGTCTACTTCTTCGCTAGTATCGATGTTGGCCTCAAGAATTTCTGCTGTTGGAGTAGGTCTGCGAGGTAGTTCATCAATGTCCATGGCTTCGACTGTCACTTCATGCTCAACTGCGGTCTCGTCTAGCGGTTTCGTCTCAGTAGATCGAACAGAGGCAATGTCCTCTGTCTCGTgcccttttgcttcttcttgcagtGTAGGGGCATTCCCCATATTGATATCGCATCCTTCCGTTTCCATTGGATTTAATTCCTTTCCAACTTCGTAACCATAGGATCGCAATTCTTCTGCGATGGGAGACTTCCGCGGGGCAGTTGCGGGGACAGGCGACTTTGCTTTGTCTATGATCTCATTGTCACCCCGAAGCTTGTTTGCACAAATGGTGGCCTCGGTAACTTCAGCTTCATTCTTGGTTGAGCCTTCAATATAAGATGTAGGGACTTGGCCCTCATTCATTGAACCCATCTGCCGGCTGTCAACCCTTTGTGTCTCTATTGCCTGCTCCCCCCCTTTGCTTGATGAAGATAGGGGTTCTTCGACCGTATCGAACCGCGACAGACGCTGGCTATCCTCTTCAGCCATAATCCCATCTGTTTTGGGGACTTCAGAATCTCCTTCTATCTTGGACATTGGTGATGTTTCCGCCTCTTCTATGCCAGGTGCTGAGTTGTCGTCTGTATTTTTGGCCTCTACATCCATTGTTGTCTCTGGTTCTGGCTCTGGTACAGGcgcttcctcatcttcggAATCTGAAAGTAGGTCGATGACAATGGGCTCCCTAGAAACAAGGGTAGTGGGAGGGCGATTGTATGCTCCCTCTTCtgcgccatcttcatcatagtAATCATATTCATCCGAATCATATTCACCTTCAGCATCACCTTCCGACCCTTCGTACTCTTCTGCTTCAATTTCGGATCGTTGCTCGTACGTGTCAGCGTACTCGTCGTCAAGATATTCCTGTGAATTTAcgacatcttcatcgccatccccgtcatcttcgtcgggGTTCATGGTTCGTGTGTCAGGGTCATTGGTATCTAGATCGGGGTCCTCTTCAGATGTCTCTatgtcgtcatcgtcgtcgtgcGTGCGGGAGTACTTCCTTAAGTCGTAATCATCGCCAGGCTCATCACCACCGTCGCGATAATACTCTGCTTCACTGGCCGGTTCCTCAAGTGTGGGTTCTGGAGATACGTTCGCGGTTGTGTTCATATCCGTGTTCTCTCGCGAGGGAGACAACTGGCGGTCTCTACTAGACTCCGGCGACCCTTGTTCCCTTAATGGCGAAGAGCTCAAGATTTCGACTGGATTCTCAGCGTCGCTACTAGCAACTACAGAGCGAGGTCTAGGGGATGATCCTACAGCCCAAGCAGTCTGAGGCGGTTGTGAAGTCGCAGCAAATGTAGGGTGAAACGCTGGTTCAGCACCAAAAGGATTTGGATGGGGTGAAGAGGACGGTGGTTCATGACCAGCAAGACCAGCTAGAGCTTCTACAGCATTCTGAGGGAGATTTTCGGTCTCCAGGAACTCAGCTGGATACTCTACTTCTCTCGAAGCGAAACTGGGCGAATTTGTTACAGTATCTCGAGTATTTCCTTCCGAAAAATAGCCCGTTGCCCGAGGAAAGAGTACGGTCTGTGGGGTAAAGCTAAAAGCCATATCGGTGTTCATGTTACTTGGGGCATGACCCAGTAAATATTCGTCTGTCCCCTGTGGCATCCCCTGTGGTGTTGTCGAGTCTTCTGCGAGTGGTAAAGACTGGTTCATAAGAGAGTCGTCCCTTTCAAACAGTCTCGTTCGGGTAAACGGTGTGGGAGTCGTCTGAGTCAACCCAAACGCTGGTCTGGATTCAGCCAAAACCTGCACACTGGCCATTGGAGTAAAGTCAACATATACTGTTTGACTGCCTTGATCTACCATCGCCGGTCGCGGTGGTGTGTTCATGGCTGTATCTTCTGTCTCGCCATTGCGCTGCGAGACACTACTCATATAGGACTCCTCTttatctttctcttcatGATCATTCTCAGGCTCAGGACTAGGGGATCGGCTAGTGTAACGCCAAGAGTTGGCAGGTAGACTGAACCGTGTGCGCTTTTTTGACTTGGCCCTGTCAACTTCGTCATCTAACATGTCTATATCGCCTTCGAATAATGCGCCGTAAGAGACACGCGCTCGTTTGAGGAAAGCAGGCGAAGCGAATTCAAGAGGATCCAAAGTCGACGAAGAAGTTCGTTTCAGAGGCAAGGTGATTTCTGGAGACAAAGGCGTAGGTGTAGCAGGTCGCTCGGGCACGGATGTAAGCGTGTCGACTTGGTCAGTATCATCAATTTGGCCGTTGGTGGTAGTAACTCCCGTCTCCGCGTCTGGGGCGTCGATAGTGAGCAATGTGTCTCGTTCTTCTCCAGGTCGGCGGATTCCAAGTACCAAGCGGTTTGAGAATTCGAGCTGCCATGCAAGAGTGCTTCCTGCGACTTGAGTCTGCGTCTCGTTCTTCTCCCACTTGACACCCTGCAGGCTCACACGAACCTCATCCCCTGCCCCCAGCGATGCATCTGCGATCGCTCTAGCGGCTGCGCCATGGAAACGGATCCGCACCTGGCCATTCTCGCGTCGGAGTCGAAAGTCTCGCTCAGCTAAAAGAAATGCGATAGATTTGTTGAGGATGCTAAATGGCCATGTGATAGTTACGGTACCAATTATAACTCGTGCGTCTTGACTTGGGACATCCGGACTGAGCTGGGCGATTGATATAGGTTCGCCCTGGTCGAGTAGTGATGTTGTGGGTTGCGAGTTGTTCATCGTGGTTTGGTCGCAATGTAAGTCGCGTCGACGGGACCTAACAAGCCAGAGGGACTGTGTTGCTGTATTAAATCATGTGCGACAGCTTTATTTGTTGTTTCTATGATTTTATGGTTGTCGCATCTCGTATGTCTTTTCCGTTGGTCAAGCGGCTATTAATCGCGTCCGAGGCGCTGATTTGCTCGTTGACGTGTGAATTGTTGTTGGAACAATGAAATCGATATGCAAGCTTCCGAGCAAGGAGGAAGCTGTGGTGGGGATATGACCGAAAATAGAAGGCGGTGAAGAGATCGCAGTCTAGCCCATCAGTCTATCACTGAGGTGCTGTTGAAAAATCGCCGGGTGTTAGACGGCGGCTCTTATGCGGCTCTGGGGCCGACAACAGGCCAGGACTTCCAATGGGAACCACCGAACTACTGTGACTTAACAGAAGCAGTAAAAAGAGTCGGGACAAAGTCGAAATGGCTCCTGACCCCCACTCAGGTTTAGGCGTATCTCGATGGCAAGGGAAAGCTGATGACTCCTTCCAGGCTTGTCCATAGAAGAATTTGATTACCTAGGCAACTCGTTGATTTGCTGATTTGTCTTTTCTGCTTCACAACTTTACACCAGTGAAGAATTGGTTCGTGTTTGGGACGGGACGCTGCCTTATTAGTTGCTTCACCTCTTACAATATGGGCTCTCTGACTCAGCCGACGCCTTTCGACGTCCACAAAATCGCAATCATCGGGGCTGGTCCTTCTGGGCTTGCGGCAGCGAAATATCTCATTGCGCAGGGTTTCGAGGACATTGTTATCTTCGAGCAGCAGGATCATGTTGGCGGCATTTGGCGATACTATGGGTTAGCCCCAGGAACTTGTCCTGtgcctcaagaagatcctcatTGCCCTCCTGAAAACCCCATAAAATGGAATTCAACATCAGCTCCGATTTTCACTTCGCCGATGTACGAGAACCTACACGCCAATATCCCAAAAGAAGTCATGACCTTTTCCGACCAAGCCTTTCCCGAGGACTCCAAGCTCTTCCCCGAGAGGCCTATGATCGAGGACTATCTGGTCAAGTATGCAGAGGATGTCAAACCCTTAATTCGTTTTTGTCGACGTGTCGAGCGGGTGACTCTGAAAGCGCAAGACAGTCGGGACAGATGGGAGGTTGAAACACAGTCAACTATCAATAGCGGCAACATAACTACGGATACCTTTGATGCCTTGGTCGTTGCGAACGGTCACTACTCTATACCCTATCTGCCCAATatgaagaacttggaagAGTTTAACGAGGCGTACCCCGGAGTGATTACGCACTCCAAACAGTATCGCACTCCCCATCCGTTTAGAGACAGCAAGGTAGTTGTGATTGGTAATGGCCCGTCTGGGCTCGACATTGCTTTGCAGATCAATCAGGAGTGTAGAAAGCCTGCTATCTTGTCAGTGCGACATCCTACACCCCCAGATCGACTAGCTCATTCTGGATGTACGGAAACAGCAGAGGTTGAGGAGTTCTtggttgaagagaagggaatcCGTTTCAAGGATGGCCGAGTCGAGACGGATATTgacgccatcatcttctgcacCGGCTTCCTCTATAGCTTCCCATTTCTTGGGGATCTAGGCCACCAGCTCATTACCACAGGCCGAGGTGTGCATGGGTTGTACCAACATGTTTTCAATATTCACCATCCAACCCTCGTGTTCCCAGGTCTCAACATGAAAGCAGCCCCTTGGCCGCTGAGTGAGAGCCAAGCAGCTCTGTTTTCAGCTGTGTGGTCCAACAACATTGAGCTCCCTTCTCGGGAAGCCATGGAAGCTTGGAGCCAGGCATTGGAGAAGCAGGAAGGCGACGCTTTGCATGTGTTTGGTCCCAACGGAGATGGCCACTACATCAACAAATTGCATGATTGGGCTATGAAGGCCAAGCGGCCAGGAAAAGAGCCGCCTTACTGGAATGACGAGCTCATGTGGCAGCGCAGCATGTTCCTCAAAGCCAAGGCCAGATTCGAGCAACTAGGCTGCAAGGCTCAGacctttgaggagattggaTTTCACTATGAGCCTTCAACCTGATGTGGAgaaggagggagaagagCTCTGATTAAGACTGAAGGACGAGGTATTGCGGAAATTCGCAATACACTTTCGTCATTTGTCTAGGACTTTGCGATTCAATATCGTCTTGACCCCAGACGATGTGATAGGATGCTTAGGACAGGGGCTGCAGACTGTAGAGCAAACcgttggtggtggttccCACTCACTCCATATCCGATTCGGCAAACTATGGGGTCTTTGGGGATGGTGCGAGTGCAATGATGTTGTGATGGTGGGTTAGAATGGCGGGAGTCGGGGTTGGATTTGTAATGCAGTTGGAAAGACAATGGATCCAACGTTTTGGGGCAATTCGGCCATCGGGAATGCGATTGAACAGGTCCGGTCCAACCCAGTCAGGGCAATAGTTGGACTGCCTTATCATTAGAACATCCGGTTAGAGATACGCGAAGAAACGTCAAGGGTACTTGAAGAGGGGAAAAGAACGTTCATTTTATCTGCTTGTGTTCTTTCATTCTTCCATGTTGATTGCCTTTACATCTTCTAAGGTCTTGCCTG
Coding sequences within:
- a CDS encoding related to flavin-containing monooxygenase — translated: MGSLTQPTPFDVHKIAIIGAGPSGLAAAKYLIAQGFEDIVIFEQQDHVGGIWRYYGLAPGTCPVPQEDPHCPPENPIKWNSTSAPIFTSPMYENLHANIPKEVMTFSDQAFPEDSKLFPERPMIEDYLVKYAEDVKPLIRFCRRVERVTLKAQDSRDRWEVETQSTINSGNITTDTFDALVVANGHYSIPYLPNMKNLEEFNEAYPGVITHSKQYRTPHPFRDSKVVVIGNGPSGLDIALQINQECRKPAILSVRHPTPPDRLAHSGCTETAEVEEFLVEEKGIRFKDGRVETDIDAIIFCTGFLYSFPFLGDLGHQLITTGRGVHGLYQHVFNIHHPTLVFPGLNMKAAPWPLSESQAALFSAVWSNNIELPSREAMEAWSQALEKQEGDALHVFGPNGDGHYINKLHDWAMKAKRPGKEPPYWNDELMWQRSMFLKAKARFEQLGCKAQTFEEIGFHYEPST